A window of Streptomyces armeniacus contains these coding sequences:
- a CDS encoding DUF7064 domain-containing protein, which yields MGITPILADDEYMHEPTGHPQFNESAYYNFVDGDSGFAVLIRMGNRVNEGHAEVTVLLYLPGGRAAIRFDRAQIDSNDAFEAAGLRFEVVEPLRKIKVTFDGTGYLLERGTALEDPKRAFADSPVVPVRLELHYDNVVPVYGLGGGSGIEGAEDSIAVGHYQGPCSVKGWVEVGGERREIDGLGFRDHSWGPRKWQGPRYWRWISCMTDERNGFVAWSQRIGDARAPGNGMVLRDGFVELVNKVTVESDYTDSAPYYATGMRVSMWTEAGERVEASGSVFHVVPLRNRRDGEVARLAEYLVKLDYQGATGYGISEYHDRMTDGVPAGMTEA from the coding sequence ATGGGCATCACACCGATCCTCGCCGACGACGAGTACATGCACGAGCCGACCGGCCACCCTCAGTTCAACGAGTCGGCCTACTACAACTTCGTGGACGGCGACTCCGGCTTCGCCGTGCTCATCCGGATGGGCAACCGTGTCAACGAAGGGCACGCCGAGGTCACCGTCCTGCTCTATCTGCCGGGCGGGAGGGCGGCCATCCGCTTCGATCGCGCGCAGATCGACAGCAACGACGCGTTCGAGGCGGCCGGGCTGCGGTTCGAGGTCGTCGAGCCGCTGCGGAAGATCAAGGTCACCTTCGACGGCACGGGCTATCTGCTGGAGCGGGGCACCGCCCTGGAGGACCCCAAGAGGGCCTTTGCCGACAGCCCCGTCGTCCCGGTCAGACTCGAACTGCACTACGACAACGTCGTTCCCGTCTACGGGCTGGGCGGCGGCTCGGGCATCGAGGGCGCCGAGGACAGCATCGCGGTGGGCCACTACCAGGGCCCGTGCAGCGTCAAGGGCTGGGTCGAGGTGGGAGGCGAGCGCCGCGAGATCGACGGCCTCGGCTTCCGCGACCACTCCTGGGGGCCCCGTAAATGGCAGGGCCCGCGCTACTGGCGCTGGATCTCCTGTATGACCGACGAGCGCAACGGCTTCGTGGCCTGGAGCCAGCGGATCGGTGACGCCCGGGCACCCGGAAACGGCATGGTCCTGCGCGACGGCTTCGTCGAACTGGTCAACAAGGTCACGGTGGAGAGCGACTACACCGACTCCGCGCCGTACTACGCCACGGGCATGCGGGTCTCGATGTGGACCGAGGCGGGCGAGCGGGTCGAGGCGAGCGGAAGCGTCTTCCATGTCGTCCCGCTCCGCAACCGCCGGGACGGCGAGGTCGCCCGCCTCGCGGAGTACCTCGTGAAGCTCGACTACCAGGGAGCGACCGGCTACGGGATCTCCGAGTACCACGACCGTATGACCGACGGGGTCCCGGCGGGGATGACCGAGGCGTGA
- a CDS encoding phosphotransferase family protein, giving the protein MSAGQHAAPDLDSREVGAYLRDRLGADSLEVTSLKRNVGGMSRQTWFADVTGVRGGEPFTDALTLRVDHPEGSVVPVTLEREYRTFAALTPTHVPVAETLWYETDPSLIGRAPFYIRRTVPGSASAGKLFAPGNEEMRRRIGAHLAERLAGVHTLDWEGAGFGDFMSVPRRPEDCALLELAHYEAAYRVADPEPMPVVEALFSWLKRNAPAEVQRTSLVWGDVGVGNFIYSGDRVVALTDWEQAHLGDPMKDWASALWRGADALLPRDEMFEIYERASGLRVDEERIRYYSVFIDAEYVCTSFPLLSEFGPDGVRDATFVRLGMGVPYMCMDHGLRTIGY; this is encoded by the coding sequence ATGAGCGCCGGCCAGCACGCGGCACCGGATCTCGACAGCCGTGAGGTCGGCGCCTACCTGCGCGACCGGCTCGGGGCGGACTCGCTCGAGGTCACCTCGCTCAAGCGCAACGTCGGCGGGATGTCGCGTCAGACCTGGTTCGCCGACGTCACCGGAGTACGCGGCGGCGAACCGTTCACCGACGCGCTCACGCTCCGGGTGGACCACCCGGAGGGCTCCGTCGTCCCGGTCACCCTCGAGCGCGAGTACCGCACCTTCGCCGCCCTGACCCCGACACACGTCCCGGTCGCCGAGACCCTCTGGTACGAGACGGACCCCTCGCTGATCGGCCGCGCACCCTTCTACATCCGCCGCACCGTGCCGGGCTCCGCGTCCGCGGGGAAGCTGTTCGCGCCGGGCAACGAGGAGATGCGCCGGCGGATCGGCGCCCATCTCGCCGAACGGCTCGCCGGCGTGCACACCCTCGACTGGGAGGGTGCGGGCTTCGGGGACTTCATGTCCGTACCCCGGCGGCCGGAGGACTGCGCCCTGCTCGAACTGGCCCACTACGAGGCGGCCTACCGCGTGGCGGACCCCGAACCCATGCCCGTGGTGGAGGCGCTGTTCTCCTGGCTGAAGCGGAACGCCCCGGCCGAGGTCCAGCGCACCTCCCTGGTGTGGGGTGATGTCGGCGTCGGCAACTTCATCTACAGCGGGGACCGGGTGGTGGCCCTCACGGACTGGGAGCAGGCTCACCTCGGCGACCCCATGAAGGACTGGGCGTCGGCCCTGTGGCGGGGCGCGGACGCGCTGCTGCCGCGTGACGAGATGTTCGAGATCTACGAGCGGGCCAGTGGCCTGCGCGTCGACGAGGAACGGATCAGGTACTACTCGGTCTTCATCGACGCCGAGTACGTCTGCACCTCGTTCCCGCTGCTGAGCGAGTTCGGCCCGGACGGCGTGCGAGACGCCACGTTCGTCCGCCTCGGCATGGGCGTCCCCTACATGTGCATGGACCACGGCCTGCGCACCATCGGTTACTGA
- a CDS encoding AMP-binding protein, with protein sequence MRYLDLVRGPAARFRDKSAVVGNGRRLSFAELHDRVGRLGTVLRGLGVKPGDRVALLAANELEYLEIQAACLRFGFALVPVNVRLTEHELRFILSDCTPTLLVVGRDEEERAAPLAAETGIPRMLGLGDPGAIPSYDTALAAAAPDEGGGPGDPGLPATILYTSGTTGSPKGAVIDRLGFTARVLVNAVELGARPDDVHQASLPMFHIAAFLSYAYTAVGGTVVMLPEFKPALALRTMERERVTSTVLVPTTIAMLLDSPAAAGADLSALRLMIYGGSAIEPGPLRRAMERLGCDFHQQYGMTETGGQTILRPADHDPGDAERLASAGTEAVGLEVGIVDGDDVPVPRGEVGEIVCRGPSVMVGYWNRPEATAEALRGGWMHTGDLGYRDDRGCLHITDRRNDMIITGGENVYPREVEAALADHPGISELAVVGTPDPRWGQVVTAVLVGPAPPDGELSDWARERLAGFKVPRRWVRVDTLPRNVTGKVLKHRLRSDLSRTED encoded by the coding sequence ATGAGGTATCTCGATCTTGTCCGGGGCCCGGCGGCCAGGTTCCGCGACAAGTCCGCGGTGGTGGGGAACGGCCGGCGGCTCTCCTTCGCCGAGCTGCACGACCGGGTGGGCCGGCTCGGCACGGTCCTGCGCGGACTGGGGGTGAAGCCCGGTGACCGGGTGGCGCTGCTCGCCGCGAACGAGCTGGAATACCTGGAGATCCAGGCCGCCTGCCTGCGCTTCGGATTCGCTCTCGTGCCGGTGAACGTACGCCTCACCGAGCACGAGCTGCGCTTCATCCTTTCCGACTGCACGCCGACTTTGCTAGTGGTGGGACGCGACGAAGAGGAACGCGCGGCTCCGCTCGCCGCCGAGACGGGGATCCCACGGATGCTGGGACTGGGCGATCCCGGCGCCATCCCCTCCTACGACACCGCCCTGGCGGCCGCGGCCCCCGACGAGGGCGGCGGACCCGGCGACCCCGGCCTGCCCGCGACCATCCTGTACACCTCCGGTACGACGGGCTCGCCGAAGGGAGCGGTCATCGACCGCCTGGGGTTCACCGCCCGCGTGCTCGTCAACGCGGTGGAGCTCGGCGCGCGTCCGGACGATGTGCACCAGGCCAGCCTGCCGATGTTCCACATCGCGGCGTTCCTCTCGTACGCGTACACCGCGGTCGGCGGGACGGTGGTGATGCTGCCGGAGTTCAAGCCCGCCCTCGCGCTGCGCACGATGGAGCGGGAGCGCGTCACCTCGACGGTCCTGGTGCCGACGACCATCGCGATGCTGCTGGACAGCCCGGCCGCCGCCGGCGCCGACCTCTCCGCGCTGCGCCTGATGATCTACGGCGGCTCAGCCATCGAACCGGGCCCGCTGCGGCGCGCCATGGAGCGGCTGGGCTGCGATTTCCACCAGCAGTACGGCATGACCGAGACCGGCGGCCAGACCATCCTCCGTCCGGCAGATCACGACCCCGGGGACGCCGAAAGGCTCGCCTCCGCCGGAACCGAGGCGGTCGGCCTGGAGGTCGGCATCGTGGACGGGGACGACGTGCCGGTCCCGCGGGGCGAGGTCGGTGAGATCGTCTGCCGCGGGCCGTCGGTCATGGTGGGCTACTGGAACCGTCCCGAGGCGACGGCGGAGGCCCTGCGCGGCGGCTGGATGCACACCGGCGACCTCGGCTACCGCGACGACCGCGGCTGCCTCCACATCACCGACCGGCGCAACGACATGATCATCACGGGTGGCGAGAACGTGTACCCGCGCGAGGTGGAGGCCGCGCTCGCCGACCACCCCGGCATCTCCGAGCTGGCGGTCGTCGGGACGCCCGACCCCAGGTGGGGCCAGGTGGTCACCGCCGTCCTCGTCGGTCCGGCGCCCCCGGACGGGGAACTGAGCGACTGGGCCCGGGAACGGCTGGCGGGCTTCAAGGTGCCGCGCCGCTGGGTGCGCGTGGACACGCTGCCCCGCAACGTCACCGGCAAGGTGCTCAAGCACCGGCTGCGCAGCGACCTGTCCCGAACCGAGGACTGA
- a CDS encoding quinone oxidoreductase family protein gives MSTATEGTAVNGATMKGLRFAEHGGPETLSWDEVPVPVPGPGELLVQVRAFAVNWADLLERAGKYPGAPAPPYVMGHDLTGVVVGRGPDTAGPEDGTRVFGVIPRGGGAAEFAAVPAGQVHPVPGTLDDAQAAGAAGPYFTADAAIVTMGRLEEGEDVLVHAAAGAYGSACVQLCRAYGAGRVIATAGSDEKCARVREAGADTVVNYTTTDFADVVRETTGGRGVPLVLESVGGDVLGRSLDCVSPGGRLVSVGASSGRSSSRFRLHTLFELGISVSGFTLGNWLRDSPELVRPSVARVLDLFENGGATPVVAAVFPASEIAAAHEFLAGRRSAGRTVVTVNPTSRE, from the coding sequence GTGAGTACGGCGACGGAGGGCACGGCCGTGAACGGCGCGACCATGAAGGGGCTGCGCTTCGCGGAGCACGGCGGGCCCGAGACGCTGAGCTGGGACGAGGTGCCCGTCCCGGTGCCGGGCCCCGGGGAACTGCTCGTCCAGGTGCGTGCCTTCGCCGTCAACTGGGCCGATCTCCTGGAACGTGCCGGGAAGTACCCCGGCGCGCCGGCCCCGCCGTACGTCATGGGGCACGACCTCACCGGCGTGGTCGTCGGCAGGGGCCCGGACACCGCCGGGCCCGAGGACGGCACCCGCGTCTTCGGCGTGATCCCGCGCGGCGGCGGCGCGGCGGAGTTCGCGGCCGTGCCCGCCGGCCAGGTGCACCCCGTGCCCGGCACGCTCGACGACGCCCAGGCCGCCGGCGCCGCCGGGCCCTACTTCACCGCGGACGCCGCGATCGTCACCATGGGACGGCTGGAGGAGGGCGAGGACGTCCTCGTCCACGCCGCCGCCGGTGCCTACGGATCGGCCTGCGTGCAGCTGTGCCGGGCGTACGGCGCGGGCCGCGTCATCGCGACCGCGGGCTCGGACGAGAAGTGCGCGCGCGTACGGGAAGCGGGGGCCGACACCGTCGTCAACTACACGACCACCGACTTCGCCGACGTGGTCCGCGAGACGACCGGCGGGCGGGGAGTACCCCTGGTGCTCGAGTCGGTCGGCGGCGACGTTCTCGGCCGCAGCCTCGACTGCGTGTCACCCGGCGGCAGACTGGTCAGCGTCGGCGCCAGCAGCGGCCGGAGCAGCAGCCGGTTCCGGCTGCACACGCTGTTCGAACTGGGCATCTCCGTCTCGGGCTTCACCCTCGGCAACTGGCTGCGCGACAGCCCCGAGCTGGTCCGTCCGTCCGTGGCCCGGGTGCTCGACCTGTTCGAGAACGGTGGCGCCACACCCGTGGTCGCGGCCGTCTTCCCCGCTTCCGAAATCGCCGCCGCGCACGAGTTCCTGGCGGGCAGGCGGTCGGCCGGCCGGACGGTCGTCACCGTGAACCCCACTAGCCGAGAGTGA
- a CDS encoding enoyl-CoA hydratase/isomerase family protein, with amino-acid sequence MSLDTSLADRVGTIALNRPEQLNALTVELVRSLGEAAASLVGEGARALVLTGRGTAFCAGADLSLVDRALAGDPHTALTPLVEGLHGTVKRLRQLPVPLVAAVEGPAVGAGLGLALAADLRVLGRSARLVPGYTAIGASPDGGVSYFLTRMLGTARAASLLLRNRPVGAEAAVALGLAEEAVADGAATAAAQELAATLTGTAPLALVRIRELLDRATTLGLAEQLDLEQRRVTELWDTHDFTEGVRSFLERRPADFLGE; translated from the coding sequence ATGTCCCTGGACACCTCACTCGCAGACCGCGTCGGCACCATCGCGCTGAACCGGCCCGAGCAGCTCAACGCCCTGACCGTCGAGCTCGTACGGTCGCTCGGAGAAGCGGCCGCGTCCCTGGTCGGGGAGGGCGCCCGGGCCCTGGTGCTGACCGGCCGTGGCACGGCCTTCTGCGCGGGGGCCGACCTGTCCCTGGTCGACCGCGCCCTGGCCGGCGACCCGCACACCGCCCTCACCCCGCTGGTGGAAGGGCTGCACGGCACCGTCAAGCGGCTGCGGCAGCTGCCGGTTCCGCTGGTGGCGGCGGTCGAGGGGCCCGCGGTCGGCGCCGGCCTCGGGCTGGCGCTCGCGGCCGATCTGCGGGTGCTCGGCCGGAGCGCCCGGCTGGTCCCCGGCTACACGGCCATCGGGGCGTCCCCGGACGGCGGTGTGTCGTACTTCCTGACCCGGATGCTCGGCACGGCACGGGCGGCCTCGCTGCTACTGCGCAACCGGCCCGTCGGGGCCGAGGCCGCGGTGGCCCTGGGGCTCGCCGAGGAGGCGGTGGCCGACGGCGCGGCGACGGCGGCCGCACAGGAGCTGGCCGCGACGCTGACGGGCACGGCCCCGCTGGCGCTCGTACGGATCCGGGAGCTGCTCGACCGGGCGACGACGCTGGGCCTCGCGGAACAGCTGGACCTGGAGCAGCGGCGGGTCACCGAGCTGTGGGACACCCACGACTTCACCGAAGGCGTCCGTTCCTTCCTCGAACGGCGTCCGGCCGACTTCCTCGGTGAGTGA